One genomic segment of Virgibacillus doumboii includes these proteins:
- the betB gene encoding betaine-aldehyde dehydrogenase yields MFINGEWVNAKSGETRNIINPYNQEVIATAAEGNEEDTRAAIQAARLAFDEGSWSTLPASVRGELVYRIGTLIRRDLEELAELETLDTGKTVQESRDDMADIANVFLYFGGLADKHGGEVIESPIPNSESKVVREPVGVCGQITPWNYPLLQAAWKIAPALAAGNTIVMKPSEITPLSTVKVFELMEEAGVPKGVANFVLGPGASTGAELSVNREVDLISFTGGIETGKTIMQAASHNVKKIALELGGKNPNIVFADADFETAVDQALNAVFFHAGQVCSAGARLLVEESIHDEFVEALIERTKRIKLGNGFDENTQSGPMISEEHRAKVESYVEIGKNEGATLAVGGQRPDDPELQNGFFYLPTIFTNCTNDMRIVQEEVFGPVLTVETFQSKEEAVKLANDSIYGLAGAVWTQDLDKAEFVAARLRMGTVWINDFHPYFAQAPWGGYKQSGIGRELGREGLEEYTEVKHIYRNKQPEPIHWFK; encoded by the coding sequence ATGTTTATAAATGGCGAGTGGGTTAACGCCAAATCCGGAGAAACGCGAAATATCATTAACCCATATAATCAAGAAGTCATTGCGACTGCTGCGGAAGGAAATGAGGAAGATACGCGAGCAGCCATTCAAGCAGCCAGACTTGCATTTGATGAAGGCAGCTGGAGCACATTGCCGGCTAGTGTTCGCGGTGAGCTTGTGTACAGAATAGGTACTTTAATCCGTCGAGACTTGGAAGAACTGGCTGAATTGGAAACCTTGGATACAGGTAAAACCGTCCAGGAAAGCCGTGATGATATGGCAGACATCGCAAATGTTTTCCTTTATTTCGGAGGTTTAGCGGATAAACATGGCGGTGAGGTCATTGAATCACCGATACCAAACAGTGAAAGTAAAGTTGTTCGCGAGCCTGTCGGTGTTTGTGGTCAAATCACACCATGGAATTATCCTTTATTACAAGCCGCATGGAAGATCGCACCGGCTTTGGCAGCGGGTAACACCATTGTTATGAAACCGAGTGAGATCACACCATTATCAACAGTTAAAGTCTTTGAACTAATGGAAGAGGCCGGCGTACCAAAGGGTGTGGCCAACTTTGTGCTTGGCCCTGGCGCATCCACAGGTGCAGAACTATCGGTTAATCGTGAAGTTGATTTAATTTCATTTACCGGTGGCATTGAGACTGGAAAAACAATTATGCAAGCAGCCAGCCATAATGTGAAAAAAATCGCATTGGAGCTCGGCGGAAAGAATCCGAATATCGTTTTTGCCGACGCTGATTTTGAAACAGCGGTTGATCAGGCGTTAAATGCTGTATTTTTCCACGCCGGACAGGTTTGTTCTGCTGGGGCAAGACTTTTAGTTGAGGAAAGCATTCATGATGAATTTGTTGAAGCGCTCATTGAACGGACGAAACGAATCAAATTAGGCAATGGTTTTGACGAAAACACACAAAGCGGCCCGATGATTTCCGAAGAGCACCGTGCGAAAGTGGAAAGTTATGTAGAAATTGGCAAAAACGAAGGAGCCACACTAGCTGTCGGCGGGCAACGTCCTGATGATCCTGAATTGCAAAACGGCTTTTTCTATTTACCAACCATTTTTACAAACTGTACAAATGATATGCGCATTGTCCAGGAAGAAGTATTCGGACCGGTATTGACAGTAGAAACCTTTCAATCCAAAGAGGAAGCTGTCAAATTAGCGAACGATTCGATTTATGGTTTGGCCGGTGCCGTCTGGACGCAAGACTTGGATAAGGCTGAATTTGTTGCAGCACGCTTGCGAATGGGTACCGTTTGGATCAATGACTTCCATCCTTATTTCGCACAAGCACCGTGGGGCGGTTATAAGCAATCAGGAATTGGCCGTGAGCTTGGTCGTGAAGGCTTGGAGGAATATACGGAAGTTAAACACATTTATCGTAATAAACAGCCTGAACCTATTCATTGGTTTAAATAA
- a CDS encoding glycine betaine ABC transporter substrate-binding protein: MNFRKISQLLLFTVLVIALAACGSTSGSDESGSATDESNESKGKITIGQINWPENIAVTNLWKAILEDKGYDVELQLIEMGPQMAAIAQGDLDVAPEVWLPVQDKSYYEKYKDEADFFEEPWYENGKVGLAVPTYMEDINSIEDLKKNKDKFGGEIVGFEPGAGTMLVTEDVIKEYGLDYELVESSTPAMISSIKSAVEQEKPIVAPLWKPHYVFSEVDLKFLEDPKKTYGGVEKIYMATRDDFSSDFEKVSKWLKNFKLNDKQLGELMLNVKNNEDKPLKGAQKWVKDNQDVIEKWMK; encoded by the coding sequence ATGAATTTTCGCAAAATAAGTCAATTATTATTATTTACCGTTTTGGTTATTGCACTAGCAGCTTGCGGTTCAACTAGTGGAAGTGATGAATCGGGAAGTGCAACTGACGAATCGAATGAAAGTAAAGGGAAAATCACGATTGGACAGATTAATTGGCCTGAAAACATTGCCGTTACAAATTTGTGGAAGGCTATTTTGGAAGATAAGGGTTATGACGTGGAATTACAACTTATTGAGATGGGTCCCCAAATGGCTGCTATAGCTCAAGGAGATTTGGATGTGGCACCGGAAGTTTGGTTGCCGGTACAAGATAAGAGTTACTATGAAAAGTATAAAGACGAAGCTGATTTTTTCGAAGAGCCTTGGTATGAAAATGGGAAGGTTGGACTGGCCGTTCCGACGTATATGGAAGACATAAATAGCATTGAAGATTTAAAGAAAAACAAAGATAAATTCGGCGGCGAAATAGTAGGTTTTGAGCCTGGAGCCGGAACAATGCTGGTAACGGAAGATGTGATCAAAGAATACGGACTTGATTATGAATTGGTAGAGAGCAGTACACCAGCAATGATTTCATCCATTAAGAGTGCGGTGGAGCAAGAAAAACCTATCGTTGCACCGTTATGGAAACCGCATTATGTATTTTCTGAAGTGGATCTGAAGTTTTTGGAGGACCCTAAGAAAACCTATGGCGGGGTAGAAAAAATTTATATGGCAACCCGTGATGATTTCTCCTCAGACTTTGAAAAAGTTAGCAAATGGCTGAAAAACTTTAAATTGAATGACAAGCAGCTTGGTGAATTAATGCTTAATGTCAAAAACAATGAAGACAAACCTCTTAAAGGCGCACAAAAATGGGTGAAAGATAATCAGGATGTCATTGAAAAATGGATGAAATAA
- the cudC gene encoding choline uptake/conversion transcriptional regulator CudC encodes MEGNGNNSNYGKTEEKIDQAERIMVNTISETMDLYGVTPSVGRLYGMMYFKHQPITLDEMKEALGMSKPSMSTSVRKLQDINIVQKVWQKGSRKDSFMAEKNFFNYFSQFFGMKWEREVEMFLVGIKKSQEQLKEVIEDSETDETLREKAKLDYQQLDDALIYYHWLEKLTKLTKSGEIYKYIPVD; translated from the coding sequence ATGGAAGGAAACGGGAATAATTCTAATTATGGAAAAACCGAAGAAAAAATCGACCAGGCTGAACGTATAATGGTTAATACAATTTCAGAAACGATGGATCTTTATGGTGTTACCCCTTCAGTGGGACGTCTGTACGGAATGATGTATTTTAAACATCAGCCAATTACCCTGGATGAAATGAAAGAAGCGCTTGGTATGAGTAAACCAAGTATGAGTACATCTGTCAGAAAGCTTCAGGATATCAATATCGTTCAAAAGGTATGGCAGAAAGGCTCGAGAAAAGATTCATTCATGGCTGAAAAAAATTTCTTCAATTATTTCTCTCAATTTTTCGGTATGAAATGGGAACGTGAAGTGGAAATGTTTTTGGTTGGTATTAAGAAGTCCCAAGAACAACTCAAAGAGGTGATTGAAGATAGTGAAACAGATGAAACATTACGGGAAAAAGCCAAGTTGGATTATCAACAACTCGATGATGCCCTGATATATTATCATTGGCTGGAGAAGCTAACCAAACTCACGAAATCTGGGGAGATATATAAGTATATACCCGTGGATTGA
- a CDS encoding 2TM domain-containing protein has translation MEDKKYLRAKKRMENLKAFYIHLTVFTLVNIMLIAINILTYEQSGHWWFFYPLLGWGIGLVSHGLSVSSFGLFGPDWEEKKIQEYMEKDNRDE, from the coding sequence ATAGAAGATAAAAAATATTTAAGAGCAAAAAAAAGAATGGAAAATCTAAAGGCATTCTATATTCATCTAACCGTTTTTACTCTCGTGAATATTATGCTTATTGCCATCAACATATTGACCTACGAGCAAAGTGGGCATTGGTGGTTCTTCTATCCGCTATTGGGATGGGGGATTGGTCTAGTATCCCACGGACTTTCCGTATCTTCATTTGGACTATTCGGACCAGATTGGGAGGAGAAGAAGATACAGGAATATATGGAAAAAGATAATAGAGATGAATAG
- a CDS encoding TIGR04104 family putative zinc finger protein: protein MPFNWIEIYKSFLHIEYKPIVCDNCGTKHQITNSGRWTFVSLTILPAMLFFNFLSPFNNIFATLSAGLSILMFGSLFIPLFVRFKIACD from the coding sequence ATGCCTTTTAACTGGATTGAAATCTATAAGTCATTTTTGCATATAGAGTATAAACCAATTGTGTGTGATAACTGTGGTACGAAACATCAAATAACTAATTCTGGCAGATGGACTTTTGTGTCACTGACTATTTTGCCAGCAATGTTATTCTTTAATTTCCTTTCACCTTTTAATAATATTTTTGCAACGTTAAGCGCGGGACTCTCTATATTGATGTTTGGCTCTTTGTTCATACCACTTTTTGTTAGATTCAAAATTGCTTGCGACTAG
- a CDS encoding NUDIX hydrolase, whose amino-acid sequence MPLVVSVAGCLIIDEQNRILLQHRTDNNLWSHPGGAVELGESVEEAVEREVYEETNIKLQHMELFNIYSGESQHCIYPNGDEVYFVNVIYVCRDFIGVPIANDNESKEVKFWDLDNLPQVTSSNRKILDDFKSYLSK is encoded by the coding sequence ATGCCTTTAGTTGTAAGTGTGGCTGGATGCTTAATAATTGACGAACAAAATCGGATTTTATTACAGCACCGGACAGACAACAATTTGTGGTCGCATCCTGGAGGTGCTGTGGAACTAGGTGAATCAGTAGAAGAAGCCGTTGAAAGAGAGGTTTATGAAGAAACTAATATAAAGCTACAACATATGGAACTATTCAATATCTATTCTGGAGAATCGCAGCATTGTATTTATCCTAATGGTGATGAAGTTTACTTTGTAAATGTTATTTATGTATGCAGAGATTTTATTGGTGTTCCAATTGCAAATGATAATGAGAGTAAGGAAGTTAAATTCTGGGATTTAGATAATTTACCTCAGGTGACTTCTTCTAACAGAAAGATCCTGGATGATTTTAAATCGTATTTGAGCAAGTAG
- the dapA gene encoding 4-hydroxy-tetrahydrodipicolinate synthase, with product MFKPFGVIPALPTPMNEDNSIDFNGIEQIMDYVIEGGVNGLLAGGSASEYSLMSFEERKEVLQFVCNYSNGSVPIMAGTGCHRTEDTIELTQYAAEVGADCALVITPYYMQTSRQGIIDHYKTVAEKSSIGIVLYNYPEVTNVQLDPELIYELSQIDGIVGIKNTDEMQHNSKVISLTKDNPNFSVLTGFEHLILPALAVGGHGTIGVVHNLVPEKIVRIYDLIVHENNLREATWLNQELLSLYNLIEEEPIPGTIKAGLEVLGLPGGKSRLPLVPASKEFKSTIEKKLTDLKELKLEGQK from the coding sequence ATGTTTAAACCGTTTGGTGTGATTCCGGCTTTGCCTACACCTATGAATGAAGATAACAGCATTGACTTCAATGGTATTGAACAAATAATGGACTATGTAATAGAAGGAGGAGTGAATGGTCTTCTGGCAGGTGGGAGTGCAAGTGAATATTCACTTATGAGCTTTGAGGAAAGAAAAGAAGTCTTACAATTTGTCTGCAATTATTCAAATGGCAGCGTCCCGATCATGGCAGGTACAGGATGCCATCGAACAGAGGATACCATAGAACTTACGCAGTATGCAGCTGAAGTTGGTGCGGATTGTGCATTGGTCATTACTCCTTACTACATGCAAACGAGCAGGCAAGGAATCATTGATCATTACAAAACAGTAGCGGAAAAATCCAGCATTGGGATTGTGTTATATAATTATCCGGAAGTTACGAACGTTCAACTTGATCCGGAATTGATTTATGAATTAAGCCAAATAGATGGAATTGTCGGCATAAAAAATACCGATGAGATGCAGCACAACAGCAAAGTTATTTCTTTAACAAAAGATAATCCGAATTTTTCGGTACTGACTGGTTTCGAACATCTAATCCTTCCTGCACTGGCTGTTGGAGGGCATGGAACAATTGGGGTTGTACACAATTTGGTACCGGAAAAAATTGTCCGTATCTATGATTTAATCGTCCATGAGAATAATTTGCGGGAAGCCACCTGGCTCAACCAGGAACTTTTATCATTATATAACTTAATCGAGGAAGAGCCTATTCCAGGAACGATTAAGGCGGGATTGGAGGTATTGGGACTTCCTGGAGGGAAAAGCAGATTACCATTGGTCCCTGCATCGAAGGAGTTTAAGTCCACTATTGAAAAGAAATTAACTGATTTGAAAGAATTAAAGCTGGAGGGTCAAAAATGA
- a CDS encoding flavin monoamine oxidase family protein — MKDAIVIGGGIAGLSAAWRLKHHDILLLESNDRVGGRIKSERRGQYWLNWGGHVYGGPNSATGELLRSVGIDALPVPGILSAMFMNGKLLVDGRVETYPFRVPMSWKSRFALMRAGAKVRTAVMKYEKKAKLRPGEGYKIQQQRVLDFMNDKTFTDFVGELPMDADAIFRPTVSRSTGDPEQIAAGAGIGYFHLIWNKSEGLSRNIVGGPSTLTETIAVALGNRLQLNAKVNEVFHKENSVVVRYIQDGIEHEEEARYVILATPAPITRRIAVDIESKVGEALDKIVYGPHVSAAFLTNETSPQVWDNLYSIATPKRSFDILIHNSNLNRSIETERQPGSSFMTFSPAQRGRELIDKSDDEIIKTYLKDLNEIFPGFSDYVVEAQVTRWPLGSAYIFPDRAKLQSTLLQPAGRLLLAGDYLGTLYTETAVQSGFNAAQEINSLLGTMPLESQKGKKFNAAN, encoded by the coding sequence ATGAAAGACGCCATTGTAATCGGCGGTGGGATTGCTGGATTATCTGCTGCATGGCGTCTTAAACACCATGATATTTTACTTTTGGAATCGAATGATCGTGTTGGTGGACGGATAAAGTCTGAAAGGCGTGGTCAGTACTGGTTGAATTGGGGAGGCCATGTATATGGCGGTCCCAATTCCGCCACAGGTGAGTTGTTGCGGTCGGTAGGGATAGACGCGCTGCCTGTACCTGGTATTTTATCTGCGATGTTTATGAACGGCAAACTGCTTGTAGATGGTCGGGTTGAAACCTATCCATTTAGGGTTCCGATGTCTTGGAAATCCAGATTTGCCTTAATGCGGGCTGGTGCGAAAGTACGTACCGCTGTAATGAAATACGAAAAGAAAGCAAAATTACGTCCTGGAGAGGGTTATAAGATTCAGCAGCAACGCGTACTTGATTTTATGAATGATAAGACCTTTACAGATTTTGTTGGAGAATTGCCAATGGATGCCGATGCAATTTTCAGGCCTACAGTAAGCCGTTCGACTGGAGATCCTGAACAAATAGCTGCAGGGGCAGGTATAGGATATTTCCATTTAATCTGGAATAAAAGTGAAGGGTTATCGAGAAATATTGTTGGAGGCCCTTCAACCCTTACTGAAACGATTGCAGTAGCATTAGGCAATCGATTACAACTGAATGCTAAAGTAAATGAAGTGTTTCATAAAGAGAACTCTGTTGTCGTCCGATATATCCAAGACGGAATAGAACATGAAGAGGAAGCACGTTATGTAATCTTAGCGACGCCGGCACCAATCACACGTCGTATTGCAGTCGATATAGAATCGAAAGTTGGGGAAGCGCTTGATAAAATTGTCTATGGTCCACATGTTAGCGCTGCCTTTTTAACCAATGAAACGAGTCCTCAAGTGTGGGATAACTTATATTCGATAGCTACGCCTAAAAGGTCTTTTGATATTCTGATTCATAATTCTAACCTTAATCGTTCAATTGAAACCGAAAGACAACCGGGAAGCAGCTTCATGACCTTTTCTCCAGCCCAACGCGGTCGCGAGCTTATTGATAAATCTGACGATGAGATTATTAAAACATATTTAAAAGATTTAAATGAGATATTTCCCGGATTTAGCGATTATGTAGTGGAAGCTCAAGTGACGAGATGGCCATTAGGGTCGGCTTATATTTTCCCGGACCGTGCAAAACTGCAATCAACCTTATTGCAGCCTGCTGGCAGGTTGCTCCTCGCAGGTGATTATTTAGGTACGCTTTATACGGAAACAGCTGTTCAATCTGGATTCAATGCCGCACAAGAGATTAATAGCTTACTGGGAACCATGCCTCTTGAATCCCAAAAAGGGAAGAAGTTTAACGCTGCAAATTGA
- a CDS encoding glycine betaine ABC transporter substrate-binding protein, with protein MTKIYLGILSAIMLLIVLTACGGSETEGADNNAFIGEKLDYEITGIDPGAGLMGLTEEVMAEYGLDENWELKESSAAAMTGALDAAIKEEEPIIVTGWIPHWKFIEYDLKMLEDPKGVFGGKEDINTLVRKGLKEDMPGAYKFFDQFEWKPEHLQSVMLKIAEGMEEQEAAKEWVGNNEDVVNKWIEGIDSGEGKTLKVPYVAWADVIASSNTIKYVLENKLDYKVELMQVEPGPMFASVADGSTDAMIGAWLPSTHKHYLEKYKDDLVDLGVNLTGTRNGLVVPTYMEIDSIEDLKKK; from the coding sequence ATGACAAAAATATATTTAGGTATATTATCAGCTATCATGTTATTGATAGTATTAACAGCATGTGGAGGAAGTGAAACCGAGGGAGCCGATAATAATGCTTTTATTGGTGAAAAACTGGACTATGAAATTACAGGAATTGACCCGGGTGCAGGTCTAATGGGGCTAACAGAAGAAGTGATGGCTGAGTATGGACTGGATGAGAACTGGGAGCTTAAAGAGAGCTCTGCTGCTGCTATGACGGGAGCCCTAGACGCTGCAATTAAAGAGGAAGAGCCAATCATCGTGACCGGCTGGATTCCACATTGGAAATTTATTGAGTATGATCTCAAAATGCTGGAGGACCCTAAAGGGGTTTTTGGCGGGAAAGAGGATATAAATACGCTTGTACGAAAAGGTTTAAAGGAAGATATGCCTGGTGCCTATAAGTTCTTTGATCAATTTGAATGGAAGCCGGAGCACCTGCAAAGCGTCATGCTGAAAATTGCAGAAGGTATGGAAGAGCAAGAAGCTGCTAAAGAATGGGTTGGAAATAATGAAGATGTCGTTAATAAATGGATTGAAGGAATTGACTCAGGTGAAGGTAAAACACTTAAAGTGCCATATGTTGCCTGGGCCGATGTGATTGCCAGTTCCAACACCATCAAATATGTATTGGAAAATAAGTTGGATTATAAAGTGGAATTAATGCAGGTGGAACCAGGCCCAATGTTTGCAAGTGTTGCGGATGGAAGTACTGATGCAATGATCGGTGCATGGTTGCCTTCAACACATAAGCATTACCTGGAAAAATATAAGGATGATTTGGTGGACTTAGGCGTCAACCTGACTGGTACACGCAATGGTCTTGTTGTACCAACTTACATGGAGATTGATTCCATAGAAGACTTAAAGAAAAAATAA
- a CDS encoding sugar phosphate isomerase/epimerase family protein — MKNNNNQLQLGMHTYTLHLHGLGESWGFDSDYAYEKSINLMELMDLAVEWGIDGLHITNVDLETLDPARLAEVKAAAEAHNLYLEYNVSFNAPSDPRVNSSVRDALVNAKAMGADLVKFSLDIERPRPLYGTCFHPDVMKQLSDRCNEFKANIPLMEELELQIAIENHCDTYADEIIWLIKQLNHPSIGACLDTINSLSVLESPEACVEKMAPYAINCHFCDYKLVINPDGTHFIGTAIGQGDFDCEKILKELKEKSPLNRITFEVPYAIGEDSMEVAREKEMEACKQSIDYLHNNLKVGVRGR; from the coding sequence ATGAAAAACAACAACAATCAACTGCAACTTGGTATGCATACGTATACCTTACATCTCCACGGCCTTGGAGAAAGCTGGGGGTTTGATTCTGATTACGCGTATGAAAAGTCGATCAATTTGATGGAATTGATGGATCTGGCCGTTGAATGGGGGATTGATGGTCTGCACATAACCAATGTTGATCTTGAAACGTTGGACCCCGCACGCCTGGCTGAGGTAAAGGCGGCTGCCGAAGCCCATAATCTATACTTGGAATACAATGTTTCATTTAATGCTCCCTCCGATCCACGTGTTAACTCTTCAGTAAGGGATGCCCTTGTTAATGCCAAAGCTATGGGTGCAGATCTTGTTAAATTCAGTTTGGACATCGAACGTCCCCGGCCTTTATATGGAACTTGCTTCCATCCGGATGTTATGAAGCAGCTGTCAGATCGCTGTAATGAATTTAAGGCCAATATTCCATTAATGGAGGAATTAGAATTACAGATTGCTATTGAAAATCATTGTGATACATATGCGGATGAAATCATCTGGCTGATTAAGCAGCTAAACCACCCGAGTATTGGTGCCTGCCTTGATACCATAAACTCTCTTAGTGTCTTAGAAAGCCCTGAAGCATGTGTTGAAAAAATGGCTCCCTATGCTATCAACTGTCATTTCTGTGATTATAAACTAGTAATCAATCCAGACGGAACACATTTCATTGGTACTGCCATCGGACAGGGTGACTTCGACTGTGAAAAGATTCTTAAGGAATTGAAAGAAAAGTCTCCTCTTAACCGAATTACCTTTGAGGTACCATATGCAATTGGAGAAGATTCCATGGAAGTTGCACGTGAAAAAGAAATGGAAGCATGTAAACAGAGCATCGATTATCTCCACAACAATTTGAAGGTAGGTGTAAGAGGTCGTTAA
- a CDS encoding MurR/RpiR family transcriptional regulator, with amino-acid sequence MVSQKQSLITEIINMKDSLPKKQRQLCDYILKNYQTIGLITVKELSQNAKVGVSTVMRAINAFGYNNFHDFRKDIFDESLPDQSKWTLKKSLSEVPNNEESTPTIMQVWNESMNTLDKSLDSDLIDNFEAAIDVISHSSQLNVLGTRPYKAMALYLEQVLGEFYPNIRQLSHDTEVLFDKILQFEKDEVLLIFAFEPYTNRVIQAALLAHQLGVKIILITDHISCPVIRYASVTLQVEVSQKQYSVVPIVALIEALVVEMGKRTSEKSIQKLKKLERTLIENGVTYSY; translated from the coding sequence ATGGTCTCACAAAAACAATCACTAATTACCGAAATAATTAATATGAAGGATTCTCTACCAAAAAAGCAAAGACAACTATGTGATTATATTTTGAAGAATTACCAAACGATCGGATTAATAACTGTTAAAGAGCTTTCACAAAATGCTAAAGTTGGCGTTTCAACCGTTATGCGTGCGATAAATGCATTTGGATATAACAACTTTCATGATTTTCGAAAAGATATCTTTGATGAATCACTGCCTGATCAATCAAAATGGACATTAAAGAAGTCCTTATCAGAAGTCCCAAATAATGAAGAGAGTACTCCAACTATCATGCAAGTTTGGAACGAATCTATGAATACACTGGATAAATCATTAGACTCCGATTTAATAGACAATTTTGAAGCTGCAATTGATGTTATCAGCCATTCCAGTCAGCTTAATGTATTAGGTACCAGACCATATAAGGCCATGGCTTTATATCTTGAACAGGTGCTTGGAGAATTTTACCCTAACATAAGGCAATTAAGTCATGATACCGAAGTGCTCTTTGATAAAATACTGCAATTTGAAAAAGATGAAGTATTACTCATTTTTGCCTTCGAGCCATATACGAATCGAGTTATACAAGCAGCTTTGCTGGCCCATCAACTGGGTGTTAAGATTATATTGATTACAGACCATATTTCTTGTCCTGTTATTCGATACGCTTCCGTAACATTACAAGTTGAAGTAAGCCAGAAACAATATTCAGTGGTACCAATTGTTGCCCTGATCGAGGCATTAGTTGTTGAAATGGGGAAACGTACCTCTGAAAAATCAATTCAAAAATTGAAAAAACTGGAAAGAACATTGATTGAGAATGGTGTGACTTATTCGTACTAG
- a CDS encoding dicarboxylate/amino acid:cation symporter, with amino-acid sequence MKLIGKLLLGIVSGIIIGLIAPDFLSRGIVTFKEIFGQFLGFTIPLIIIFFIVSGIASFGKESGKMLGITSAVAYSSSILAGTLAFIVALIVIPMLVGNGGGSAEETGGFKPFFELTIDPAMGVMTALVLSFVFGVGITRIESPVLRSFFDEGKEIIERLIWKIIIPILPFYIASIFAEIAADGAVFETLKAFGLVLVMAVVVHWVWISILYLVAGTFAGKSPFKALKNMLPAYFTGLGTMSSAATIPVTVRSAKNNKVSDGVADSAVPLCATIHLSGSTITIVTCSVAVMVLSSGLSLPTFGMMIPFILMLGIIMIAAPGVPGGAVMAALGLLGSMLGFDDTALGLMIALYMAQDSFGTAANVTGDGAIALIVDKLTGNRSA; translated from the coding sequence ATGAAACTCATAGGAAAATTGTTGCTTGGCATTGTGAGCGGTATCATCATTGGGTTAATTGCCCCGGACTTTCTTTCCCGGGGGATTGTAACGTTTAAAGAAATCTTTGGGCAATTTTTAGGATTTACAATTCCGCTTATTATTATCTTCTTTATTGTCAGCGGGATTGCCAGTTTTGGTAAAGAATCAGGTAAAATGCTTGGTATTACTTCGGCGGTCGCCTATTCTTCATCTATTCTTGCGGGTACATTAGCATTTATTGTTGCTCTTATTGTTATTCCGATGCTCGTTGGGAATGGCGGGGGTTCAGCTGAAGAAACGGGCGGATTTAAGCCATTCTTTGAGTTGACGATTGATCCGGCTATGGGTGTCATGACCGCCCTGGTTCTTTCATTTGTGTTCGGTGTTGGAATTACACGGATAGAAAGCCCGGTATTACGGAGTTTTTTTGACGAAGGTAAGGAAATTATCGAACGGCTCATCTGGAAAATTATTATTCCGATTTTACCATTTTACATTGCAAGTATTTTTGCGGAAATTGCAGCGGATGGAGCAGTCTTTGAAACATTAAAGGCATTTGGACTCGTTCTTGTAATGGCTGTAGTCGTCCATTGGGTTTGGATTAGTATTCTTTATTTAGTTGCAGGCACATTTGCAGGAAAAAGTCCGTTTAAAGCATTAAAAAATATGCTCCCTGCATATTTTACAGGTTTGGGAACGATGTCAAGTGCAGCAACGATCCCGGTAACTGTTCGTTCGGCGAAGAATAATAAGGTAAGTGATGGAGTAGCTGACTCAGCCGTTCCGCTATGTGCAACGATTCATTTATCCGGAAGCACAATCACAATCGTCACGTGTTCGGTGGCCGTTATGGTGCTGTCAAGTGGGTTATCGCTTCCGACGTTTGGTATGATGATTCCGTTTATTCTCATGTTAGGGATTATCATGATTGCTGCTCCTGGTGTTCCGGGTGGGGCTGTTATGGCGGCACTGGGTCTCTTGGGTTCAATGCTTGGGTTTGATGATACAGCATTAGGCTTAATGATTGCCTTGTACATGGCGCAGGACAGCTTTGGTACAGCGGCTAACGTAACAGGGGACGGAGCGATTGCATTAATCGTTGATAAACTAACAGGCAACCGTTCAGCCTGA